The window GCTGTCGCTGAACCATTTGTAATGCCTTAAGAACATCCTGCCTAGAAATCATTCCTTCTAATTTGTTTGAGTCATCTACGACAGGAAGAACTTCAATCCCTTCCCAAACCATCATATGTGCTGACGATGCAACACTCGTTTTCCCACTAACGGTCATTGGGTTCTTTGTCATTATTTTATCAATCTGAGTATCCTGCTCATTACCAATTACGTCCTTCGATGTAATCATACCTTGAATCTTCATATTATGATCAACAACAGGGAACCGACTATGCAATGTTTCACGGTTGTGATGATACCAATCGGAAATTTTATCATCCGTTTTCAAAAAAATCGTATTTTCTAGTGGTGTTAAAATATCTTCTACAAGAACAATCTCTTTTTTTATCAGTTGGTCATAAATAGCCCGGTTGATCATCGTTGCCACAGTAAAGGTATCATAGCTGGTAGAGATTACTGGCATTTGAAGTTCGTCTGCTAATTTTTTCACATGATCTTCTGTATCAAAACCTCCGGTTATTAATACAGCCGCCCCTGCTTTTAAAGCAAACTCATGAGCTTTTGTACGATTCCCGATAATCAATAAATTTCCCGCACCCGTATATCGCATCATCGCTTCAAGCTTCATTGCTCCAATGACAAATTTATTAAGAGTTTTATGTAATCCCGCTCTTCCGCCTAGTACTTGGCCATCTACAATATTGATTACCTCTGCGAAGGTGAGCTTTTCAATATTTTCCCTCTTTTTTCTTTCAATTCGGATTGTGCCAACCCGCTCTATGGTACTAACATAACCTTTGTTCTCTGCATCTTTTATTGCTCTGTAAGCAGTGCCCTCGCTTACACTCATTGCTTTTGCAATCTGGCGTACTGAAATTTTCTCACCCACCGGCAGTTCATCAATATATAGCAAAATTTGTTCGTGCTTTGTAGCCAAGCGCTTCACCCTTTTTCTAGTATTTCCGAAAGTTTAAATTCATCTAGTAAAAATACTTATTCTTATATTATAAGGTGAATAGTTGCTTGATTCAATTTTATATATTGATGAACTTATGAAGTTAGCCGTGGAAGGAACGGATTTTCCTTTTTGAACTCAACTTTTTAGATGTTCCTCGGTCATTTTTTTGTCGTTTTGGTGTGTAAAGCAAGGCTGATAAATTCCCAGCAATCACAATCATTGCAAACAAAAGCCAGGCACTTGCAAAGGCACCCTTAACACCAGTAGCAAATAGGGAGAGCTTAGGGATTGCGTAATATACCATACCGCAACATAATAACAAACATAGCAAGTATCGGTTTCTATTCAATGGTCTCACTCCTCCTTAGTTGGCTTGTTTCATCATATGCAAAGGAATGAAAAAAAAGTAGACCAATTAAATCAATCGTTTTGCCTAAAGTTGATATTCGTCACCTGGCTGTAAAACCAATCCTTGTCCTTCTTCCAGCATCTCTACAAATTTATTAGGGTCCTGGACGATTGGAGGAAATGTATTGTAATGAATTGGGACAACTTTTTTTGCCTTAAGATATTGTGCAGCAGTCGCAGCATCCTCAGGTCCCATTGTAAAGTTATCTCCAATTGGCAAGAAAGCTAGGTCAATTTGGTTCCGTTCGCCGATTAATTTCATATCAGAAAATAATCCCGTGTCACCTGCGTGATAGATAGTTTTACCTTCAGAAGTGAATAAAACTCCAGCCGGCATACCTAGATAAATAATTTCCTTATTATCTGTGACCAGACCCGTTCCGTGAAAAGCTGTGGTTAACTTGATTTTTCCAAAATCAAACTGATAGGCTCCACCAATTGACATACCATGTGTCTTTACCCCCTGCCAGCCTAAATAAGTAGCTAACTCAAAATTAGAAATGACTAAGGAATCATTTTTTTTGGCCAAATCTATCGTGTCTCCTAAATGATCACCATGCCCGTGGGTAACAATGATAACATTAGGTTTTTCTTCAGCAGCGTTTAGATCAGTTATGGGGTTTCCTGTAATAAATGGATCAAATAAAATGACCGTTTCACCCGTTTTGATTTTTACAACAGAATGTCCGTGATAGGATACGTTCATTTTTTCATCTCCTCTGCTTTTTATCTTTAATATTTCCATAATTACCTACTGTTTACCTTTTTATCGTAAAACTTCTGAATTTTTTTTGGTTTTACTTTTTCGCCTTTACTTGCTAATCTGAAAAGTAGCATGAAAGATTACATAAATCAATTAATAAGTCCTACTATACTAACTGGAATGGTAGCATATTTAAAAGGAGGTATTTATTTTGATAGAAGGTTTGAATGAAATTTCAAAATGGATGAAAGAAAATGATGTTCAGGTTTGTTTTTTAACCTCATCTGAGAATGTTTTTTATTTAAGCGGGTTTAATAGCGATCCTCACGAACGTTTACTAGGCTTAGCGATTTTCCAAGAAGAAGAGCCATTTTTAATTTGTCCTGGAATGGAAAAAGATGAGGCACGAAATGCAGGGTGGCCGTATGAAATAATTGGCTACAGTGATATTGATCAACCTTGGGAATTAGTACATAAAGCTGTAAATAAAAGAGTAAAGTCCATTTCCAATATGGTGATAGAAAAGGAACATATGAACGTAGAACGGTTCGAGACGTTAAAATCTTTATTTTCGGGAGCAACATTCTTGTCTGCAGAGGAAAAGCTTCGAAAACTACGCATGCTCAAAACCGAAAAAGAATTGGTAAAGTTGCGAGAAGCCTGTGAACTAGCAGACTTTGCGATTAAAACAGGAATGGATGAAATAAAAGAGGGTAGAACAGAGCTTGAGGTTCTTGCTGCCGTGGAATATGCTCTAAAGAAAAAAGGCGTATCACAAATGTCTTTCGCAACAATGGTGTTAACAGGGGCAAACGCTGCCTCACCACACGGAACTCCTGGACAGACAAAGATTAAAAAAGGCGATTTAGTCCTTTTTGATCTAGGGGTAATTGTTGATGGTTATTGTTCTGATATTACCAGAACGGTAGCTTACGGTGATATTAATGAAAAACAACTCGACGTCTATAATACTGTTTTGAAGGCACAGCTTGCGGCAATCAATGCGATCAAGCCAGGTGTTCCTTGTTCGGAGATTGATTTAACAGCTAGACGAATCATTGCTGAGGCAGGCTATGGAGAATTTTTCCCACATCGACTTGGCCATGGCTTAGGGATTAGCATTCATGAGTATCCTTCAGTGACTGAGAAAAACTCACTGTTGCTAGAGGAAGGAATGGTCTTTACAGTCGAACCAGGAATTTATGTCCCAGATGTGGCTGGAGTGAGAATTGAGGATGATGTGTTAGTGACCGCAACAGGCTGTGAAGTACTAACCCAATTCCCGAAAAGTCTTCAAGTAAAACACATTTAAACATAAAAAAAGGATCCTGAGATTTTGAGGTTATCTCGAGGATCCTTTTTATTTTCATTTTTGCAAAAGCACGCTTGCATCATGATGCTGATAATTGAGAGCCTCTGCGACCGCTTTATAGGTGACATAGCCTTCCAATGTATTTACTCCTTTTAATAACGCCTCATTGTCAAGGCATGCCTGCTTGTAACCTTTATTAGCCAACTGTATTGCATATGGGATGGTTACATTGGTTAAGGCCATGGTTGAGGTCCTAGGAACGGCACCTGGCATGTTAGCAACTGCATAGTGAACCACGCCAAACTTTTCATAGGTTGGGTGATCGTGTGTCGTGATGCGATCAGTTGTTTCAAAGATTCCTCCTTGATCAATGGCAATATCCACTACAACTGAGCCTGGGCTCATCGATTTAATCATGTCTTGGGTCACAATTTTTGGTGCTTTTGCTCCTGGAATTAATACGGCTCCTATCACTAAATCTGAGTTTTTAACAGCTTCAGCAATATTATAAGAATTGGAGATAAGGGTCGTTACATCAATACCAAAAATATCATCTAGATGACGTAGACGATCAAGATTTAAATCAATCATGGTCACTTTTGCCCCCAAACCAATCGCAACTTTTGCCGCATTTGTTCCAGCTACGCCACCTCCAATAATAGTCACTTTGCCCCGCGCTACTCCCGGAACACCTGACAACAAAATTCCCTTTCCACCCTGAATCTTTTCTAAAAACTGCGCGCCTATTTGTGGTGCCATTCTGCCAGCAACCTCACTCATTGGGGTTAAAAGTGGAAGAGTACCATTAGGAAGCTGAACCGTTTCATACGCAATTCCAATAACTTTTTTATCAAGCAATGCCTTTGTTAACTCTGGTTCTGGAGCTAAGTGCAAGTATGTAAATAAAATTAAATTTTCACGAAAATAAATGTATTCGCTTGGGATCGGTTCCTTCACCTTCATAACCATATCCATTGACCAAGCTGCAACAGCAGTGTCAACTATTTTTGCTCCAACAGCTAAATAATCTTCATCACTAAACCCTGACCCAATGCCGGCGCCTTTTTCAATATACAGTTCATGCCCGAATTTCTTTAGGTTCATCACACCTGCAGGAGTCATTGCTACACGATTCTCATTATTTTTTACTTCCTTTGGCACACCAATCCGCATTCAAAAGCCCCCCATCCTGCATGAAATACACTTTAAATATACCACCCTCGTTATTGAAGAAGAAGGAAAAAGCTGCCATAAGCGGCAGCTAGTTGTTTCGATTACGAACAATTATGAAGTTTGTTCTCTTCCATTTTTTTTATTCTGTGCTTGTTCTATTACTCCACTATTGTACGATTCCATTATTTGTTCACTTACTTCTTGTTCCCCTTGCTCATCATATGAAAAATTTGTCTGGTTATTTTCTTCTTGTTTCTTCATTTTTCTTCCCTCTCCTTATATTTTAATATTGAACTGAAATCTTATTGTTTGAGTTTTCGAAACATATATACACGGTTTTTATTTATTTGTATAATAAAGGTAAAGGAGGAGATATTCATGACCTTAAGATACAAAAAGATTTTAGTTGCTGTTGACGGTTCAAAAGAGGCAGAATGGGCATTTAAAAAGGCGATTGAGGTTGCCAAACGAAATGATGCAAAACTCCTATTAACACACATTATTGACACACGAACATTTGCAACTGTTGAAGCCTATGACCGTGCCATTGCGGAAAGAGCGGACCAATTCGCTGCAGAATTGATGCAGAATTATCAAAAGCAAGCAGTTGATGCTGGTGTGAAAAACGTTGATTATGTTATAGACTATGGGTCTCCGAAGATAAAAATTCCAAAGGATGTTGCCAAACGGAATGATGTAGACTTGATTATGTGTGGTGCAACTGGATTAAATGCCGTTGAGCGTTTCTTTATCGGAAGTGTCTCAGAACACATTACTCGATATGCATCTTGTGATGTTTTAGTTGTTCGGACCGACAATATTCCGGAGTAAAACCAACTCCAAAAATACTTAAAGAGAGGCTGACTCCTATGAGTCAGCCTCAGATTGTCGAAAAAGGTTATTTTCTCGGCAATTTTTCACTTTGTTAGAACATAAAAGCCGATTTTTAATATGAGATCATCTATGCTGAGGGTTCTGTTGATCTCCGCTCCAGGGCTTCGCTCCAATCAACAAGGGCAAATCAACCTAAAGAATTGCACACACCTTATCCAACCTGGATAAATGTGTTGCAATTTTTTTGTTTTGGCAGGCTGTAGTAAGGAAAGCCTGTTCACTTACATTCTTAAAACCCCGTAACTGGCAGTAGCGAAGCCCATGCAGCTGGGCATCATTGCGACTCTTTGATTCCCGTTTTTCCTGCCACTTCGGATTCTATCCTCTTCTATCGCCTTGTTTAAGTCATCAATTAGCTCCTGAAAAATATTTGTATCCTTAAAACCTTGTTGACGACTCCAACTAAACGTAGAGTGTAATGGAACTGGACCTTGAATTTCAAACCTAAAAACCAGCGATAGGCGACTCTTGTTCTTATTTCTCCTTCTAATTGTTTGGCTTAAACATTGATTTCACCACTTGTTTTTTTATTTATTGGTTGAGTGGAAGGTCTGTATTGGAACCGCCCCGTTGATTGGAGTGGAAGACGCGAAGACTCCTGCGGGAGCAGCGGGACAGGTGAGACCCCGCAGGCGCTTTAGCGCCGAGGAGGCTCACCGCCCGCCCCGCGGAAAGCGAGCGTCTGGAACGGAAATCAACGGAACTAATTAACAGCCTATTTATTCATAATTATTAATATCACCATAATAAATTAACGCGGTTAATCGCTAAAGTTTTTAGGTATAATAATAGGCTGACTCCAAAGAGTCAGCCTCTTTCATTTGTTTATTTTTTTAAGCATTCCTTTGCTTTTTCAAGGGCAAGATTCACTTGCTTAAATCCAGTTCCACCTGCACTGTTTCTGCGTTCTACAGCAGTGTATGGATCTAACGCCACATAGATATCTTGTTCGAATAACGGATTTGCTGCTTTATACTCATCAAGGGATAGGTCAGCAAGATAGCATCCTTTATTGACACAGGTAAGCACAAGCTTTCCAACAATCTCATGTGCTTCTCTAAATGGAACTCCTTTTTCAGCCAAATAATCAGCTAACTCAGTAGCATTTGAAAAATCAGTCTTGGTCGCCTTTGTCATTTCATCTGTGCGAACCTTTAAAGTACGAATCATCCCTGCAAAGATTTTTAGAGAGCCAGTTACCGTTTTAACTGTATCAAACATCCCCTCTTTATCCTCTTGCATGTCCTTATTATAGGCAAGTGGTAAGCCTTTTAATACAGTTAATAAACCAACTAAATTCCCATAAACTCGACCCGTTTTACCACGAATAAGCTCAGCCATATCCGGATTTTTCTTTTGTGGCATAATACTAGAGCCAGTAGAGAAGCTATCATCAAGCTCGATAAAACGAAACTCTTGGCTTGACCAAAGAATGATTTCTTCGCTTAAACGTGAAAGGTGCATCATCAAAATAGAGCTTGCTGATAGAAACTCAAGTATAAAATCACGATCACTAACAGCATCAAGACTGTTTTCATAGATTCCGGCAAATTCTAACAGCTCAGCACTATAGTGACGATCGATTGGGAAAGTTGTCCCAGCTAATGCGCCAGCTCCAAGTGGTGAGATGTTCGTCCTCTTAAGGTTCTGAATGAAACGGTCTTTATCTCTCTCCAGCATCCAGAAATACGCTAAAAGATGATGAGCAAATGAAATTGGCTGTGCTCGTTGCAGGTGAGTATACCCTGGCATAATCGTTTCAACATGTTTTTCGGCTTGCTCTACTAAAGAGGATTGAAATTCTTCTATTAATTCCACAATCAGACCTAGTTGATTTCGCAAATATAAATGCATATCGGTTGCTACTTGGTCGTTCCTACTTCTACCAGTATGCAATTTACCACCTACAGGCCCGATTTTTTCAGTTAAAAAGCTTTCATTATTAAGATGGATATCCTCTAGTTTTACAGAAAAGGGCAGCTTGTTTTCTTTTGCTTCTTCCTTTAAAGCTAGAAGTCCATTTTTAATCATTTCCCCTTCTTCAGGTGAGATGATTCCACATTTTGCAAGCATGGTAACATGGGCGATGCTTCCTTCAAGATCCTCCATCACTAGCTGTTGATCAAATGAAATGGAAGCTCCGAATTCATCCACCCACTCTTCTGCTGTTTTAGTAAATCTTCCGCCCCATAGTTTTTTCACACTGTCACCTTCTTGGTTTGTACAATGCTTTGAACTTTTGTTGGTAGCCCCCATAACTTAATAAATCCGACAGCTGCATCATGATCAAACTCATCATCTGAAGTGTACGTTGCCAATTTTTCATCATATAAAGAATAAGGTGATTTTCTGCCTTCAACAATCACATGTCCTTTGAACAACTTCACTCTAACTGTACCCGTTACATACTCTTGTGTTTCCTTTAGGAATGCTTTAAGTGCATCAGTTAGTGGTGAAAACCATAGGCCATTATAAATTACTTCAGCAAGCTTTTGCGAAATAATAGGTTTAAAGTGTGCCACTTCTTTGACAAGTGTTAAATCTTCAAGCTCTTTATGCGCCTTAAGTAATGTCAATGCTCCAGGAATTTCATATACTTCACGAGATTTAATTCCAACAAGTCTGTTTTCAACATGGTCAATACGACCAACACCATGTTTACCTGCAATTGTATTTAAATTTAAAATGATTTCTGACAATGGAAGAGCTTCTCCATTTAATGTAACAGGTACACCTTTTTCAAAACCAATTTCAATTACATCTGGAGAGTCGGGTGCGTTTTCTAAACTAACTGTTAAATCATATGCATCTTCTGGCGGAGCAGCCCATGGGTCTTCTAGAATTCCACATTCATTTGCTCTTCCCCATAGATTTTGGTCGATTGAATAAGGGCTATCTAAATTAATTGGCACTGGGATAGCATGTTTTTTTGCATATTCAATTTCTTCCTCACGAGACCATTTCCATTCACGGACTGGAGCAAGTACTTCCAAATCAGGATTCAATGCTTGGAAGGAAACTTCAAAACGAACTTGGTCATTTCCTTTACCAGTACAGCCATGTGCTACTGCTACAGCACCTTCTTTTTCCGCAATTTCGACTAATTTTTTGGCGATCAATGGACGAGATAATGCAGAAACAAGTGGATATTTCTGTTCATAGTAAGCTTGCGCTTGTAGGGCAACTAATGCAAAATCCTTTGCGAATTCTTCTTTTGCATCAATAATATAGGATTCAACTGCTCCCATATCTTTTGCTTTTTGCTGAATAAAAGCTAAATCTTTTCCTTCTCCGACATCTAAGCAGCACGCTACTACGTCATAACCCTTTTCTATTAACCATTTAATTGCAACAGAAGTATCCAAACCCCCGGAATATGCTAGAACTAATTTAGGCTTGTTCATTTATTTTTTCCTCCATTCTACTGTATAAACATTCATTAAATTTAATTTTTATTCAATATGAATACACTTTAGCAACTTTTTAGGAAAATTTCAATACTTATTCTATAATTCTTTCAAAAAATAATTTTCAGTGATGTATGTCACAAAAATGTCAATAGAAACAAACTTAATAGTGTAGTAGAATAAAAGTAATCAAAAAAAGATTGGAGGAGTTATTATGTTGGAAGGTTATTTTTTCCATGATGATCGTTTGGGTATTCCTGTACCAACCATGCAAGGGAATTGGGATGATTTCGATATGCTAGATCAACATTCAATCCTTTTACACTGGGAAGGTATCCGAGGTCAAATTCCAGATAGAATCGCATACTTGGAACAGAAAATTAATCAAAAACAACTTGAGTTGTCTGACGAAAGTGATTTTATGTATTCTTGCCGTTTAAACAATGAAATTGCTGAACTTGCCTCTGTAATCAATGACCTTTGGATTTGGTATCGCTCTTCGGATGATATGAATGAAAATAAATTAGAACAATAATGTAAATCTTACCTCATCAAAAGCTAACCTCATCTTGATCTTCATCAAGCATATTACCCAAAAAACTTTCTAAAAAGAGCTTAGCCTTCCTTTATGGGAGAGTAAGCTCTTTTTTTGTAGAGGCTCTGTTAAACATGCCTGTTGATTTCCGCTCCAATCAACATAGTTGCAAAATCAACAATGAGCTTTAACATAGTCTTTGTCGTAAAGGGATGGCTTACACTATCGCACTTCTATCCTAGGTCCTTTTTTAGTTCGCTAACAACATGACCTATTTCTGGTAAAATTAACTTAACCATCGCAAGCCGAACCGCACCTGTCGACCCTGGGGTTGCAAAAACAACTTTATCGTTCACCGTTCCTGCAATTGCCCTTGATAGAATTGCCGCAGATCCAATATCCTCTTGGTAACTTAACATGCGAAATAATTCACCAAATCCGGTTATCTCTTTTGTAAAAATTCCACTTACTGTTTCAATGGTTACATCCCGTAACGCAATGCCAGTGCCCCCATTTGTGAGAATAGCATCAATATTAGGATCCTTACATCCCTTTAATACCTCTTCTAGAATCGGTCCTGCTTCATCTTTTACAATGACATAATCTGAGATTAAATGACCTGCCTCAGAAAGCAAATCAATCATTAATCTACCACTTTTATCGGTATCTTTAGTTCTCGTATCACTTACGGTGATAATTTTACAATTCACACTTTTAGGTGCTGCTTGTTTATGTTCCTGTGTACTCATGTTATTCTCCTTTCTTGGCTAGCAGATATCTCATTTGATAATATTTATGAGCAAAGTCTGTTATCTTTCTTGTTAGAAAATAATTGGATCCAGCACCTATACCAACACCAATAAACGGAATCCCTTTCATCGTTTTTCTTTTGAATAAAGAAATAACTATAATTTTTAACATTTGCTTTAAAGGCTGTTCCATCCAGGTAATATTGGTAATATCGTCTTTTCCATCATAAAAATATTCATTTCCCGAATGATCTAAGTCGTTCAACATTTCTTCCCACACTTTACTTTGGATTCTTAGCGGGAGTGATGCTCCGTGAAAAACTTTAAGTGAAGTCATCATTTCAAAGGGTGTATTGACTTCAAAACCATATGTCATGGCAATCAATTGAACAACTCTCAAATTAATTACAGCCATTGCTGGTATATCTGTTCCGAGAAGAAGTGTACCCCCAGTTCCTGAAAGTCCCCCCTGTACAAGTGAGTAAAAACGATGACGAGATATTTGTTGCTCTGCTATGTATTGTAGTTGGTCAATCGATAAATGACGTAATTCCTCTATCTTTGTTAAGTCATCATGAAAAATACGTCCAGTTGACAGGATGCGCTCTTTTGCATCCATTTGTAACTGGGAGCCTTGGATCAACGCATGAAGATGAAAAAACCAGCTATCCAGCATCGAAAAAAACTGCGACTGGACATCTTCAGAAAGCAGTGAGAAAGAACGTTCTAAATATTTATCAAAGGTTAATTCGAAATCGTTAGGTAAATATTGATTCAGTTGATTTTCCCATTCCAATATTTCATGTAAAACTTTTGCTTCTCGTTCAGTTAGCGGCATCCGCAAAACCCTCCCAACCTGAAGCCCTTTTTTACAGTATAACATAACCAACAAACTGTAGAAAAACACCGACCCCCTGCAGTAAATAAGCGCAAAAAAGGCTGCCGAGAAAAAAATCTCGACAGCCCTCTAACGATAGGTTTACAGATTGGAAAGTCGCGTAACATCGCGTGCAATCATTACTTCTTCATTCGTTGGAATGATAAGGACTTTAACTGGTGAATGTGGGTAGTTAATAAACGCTTCTTTTCCACGAACCTTATTTAAAGCAGGATCCCAATAAATACCCATAAACTCTAATCCGCTTAGCACTCGAGCACGAATCGATTCACTATTTTCACCAATACCTGCTGTAAAAATAATCGCATCAACACCAAACATCCGTGCAGCATAAGAACCAAGGTATTTATGAATTTTATTTGCAAACAATTCTAGTGCCAATTCAGCGCGGTCATTACCCTTCGAAGCTTCTAACTCAATATCTCGAAGATCACTAGAGAATCCAGAAACCCCTAGGACACCACTTTCCTTATTTAAAACAGTTAATACTTCTTCAGCGTTCTTCCCTGTTTTTTCCATGATATACGGAATTAACGCAGGGTCAATATTTCCTGAACGTGTTCCCATCGTAACCCCAGCAAGCGGCGTGAAGCCCATTGATGTATCAATTGATTTTCCACCTTCAATTGCTGCAATACTTGCTCCGTTACCAAGATGACAAGAAACTAATCGTAAATGTTCCACTGGACGACCTAACATCTCTGCGGCACGCTCTGAAACATACTTATGGGATGTTCCGTGGAAACCATATTTTCTAATCCCATATTTCTCATAATATTCATATG of the Bacillus sp. 1NLA3E genome contains:
- a CDS encoding MogA/MoaB family molybdenum cofactor biosynthesis protein encodes the protein MSTQEHKQAAPKSVNCKIITVSDTRTKDTDKSGRLMIDLLSEAGHLISDYVIVKDEAGPILEEVLKGCKDPNIDAILTNGGTGIALRDVTIETVSGIFTKEITGFGELFRMLSYQEDIGSAAILSRAIAGTVNDKVVFATPGSTGAVRLAMVKLILPEIGHVVSELKKDLG
- a CDS encoding M24 family metallopeptidase; the protein is MIEGLNEISKWMKENDVQVCFLTSSENVFYLSGFNSDPHERLLGLAIFQEEEPFLICPGMEKDEARNAGWPYEIIGYSDIDQPWELVHKAVNKRVKSISNMVIEKEHMNVERFETLKSLFSGATFLSAEEKLRKLRMLKTEKELVKLREACELADFAIKTGMDEIKEGRTELEVLAAVEYALKKKGVSQMSFATMVLTGANAASPHGTPGQTKIKKGDLVLFDLGVIVDGYCSDITRTVAYGDINEKQLDVYNTVLKAQLAAINAIKPGVPCSEIDLTARRIIAEAGYGEFFPHRLGHGLGISIHEYPSVTEKNSLLLEEGMVFTVEPGIYVPDVAGVRIEDDVLVTATGCEVLTQFPKSLQVKHI
- the ald gene encoding alanine dehydrogenase gives rise to the protein MRIGVPKEVKNNENRVAMTPAGVMNLKKFGHELYIEKGAGIGSGFSDEDYLAVGAKIVDTAVAAWSMDMVMKVKEPIPSEYIYFRENLILFTYLHLAPEPELTKALLDKKVIGIAYETVQLPNGTLPLLTPMSEVAGRMAPQIGAQFLEKIQGGKGILLSGVPGVARGKVTIIGGGVAGTNAAKVAIGLGAKVTMIDLNLDRLRHLDDIFGIDVTTLISNSYNIAEAVKNSDLVIGAVLIPGAKAPKIVTQDMIKSMSPGSVVVDIAIDQGGIFETTDRITTHDHPTYEKFGVVHYAVANMPGAVPRTSTMALTNVTIPYAIQLANKGYKQACLDNEALLKGVNTLEGYVTYKAVAEALNYQHHDASVLLQK
- a CDS encoding argininosuccinate synthase — translated: MNKPKLVLAYSGGLDTSVAIKWLIEKGYDVVACCLDVGEGKDLAFIQQKAKDMGAVESYIIDAKEEFAKDFALVALQAQAYYEQKYPLVSALSRPLIAKKLVEIAEKEGAVAVAHGCTGKGNDQVRFEVSFQALNPDLEVLAPVREWKWSREEEIEYAKKHAIPVPINLDSPYSIDQNLWGRANECGILEDPWAAPPEDAYDLTVSLENAPDSPDVIEIGFEKGVPVTLNGEALPLSEIILNLNTIAGKHGVGRIDHVENRLVGIKSREVYEIPGALTLLKAHKELEDLTLVKEVAHFKPIISQKLAEVIYNGLWFSPLTDALKAFLKETQEYVTGTVRVKLFKGHVIVEGRKSPYSLYDEKLATYTSDDEFDHDAAVGFIKLWGLPTKVQSIVQTKKVTV
- a CDS encoding universal stress protein — translated: MTLRYKKILVAVDGSKEAEWAFKKAIEVAKRNDAKLLLTHIIDTRTFATVEAYDRAIAERADQFAAELMQNYQKQAVDAGVKNVDYVIDYGSPKIKIPKDVAKRNDVDLIMCGATGLNAVERFFIGSVSEHITRYASCDVLVVRTDNIPE
- a CDS encoding CBS domain-containing protein codes for the protein MATKHEQILLYIDELPVGEKISVRQIAKAMSVSEGTAYRAIKDAENKGYVSTIERVGTIRIERKKRENIEKLTFAEVINIVDGQVLGGRAGLHKTLNKFVIGAMKLEAMMRYTGAGNLLIIGNRTKAHEFALKAGAAVLITGGFDTEDHVKKLADELQMPVISTSYDTFTVATMINRAIYDQLIKKEIVLVEDILTPLENTIFLKTDDKISDWYHHNRETLHSRFPVVDHNMKIQGMITSKDVIGNEQDTQIDKIMTKNPMTVSGKTSVASSAHMMVWEGIEVLPVVDDSNKLEGMISRQDVLKALQMVQRQPQVGETIDDTVTSQLTLIQGKPKGEEVYRCQVTPQMTNHLGTISYGVLATIVTEASNRVLRSSKKGDLVVENMTIYYLKPVQIESTLEVCPKILDVGRKFGKVDVEIYNDGVLVGKALMMCQLIDRS
- a CDS encoding EcsC family protein, which encodes MPLTEREAKVLHEILEWENQLNQYLPNDFELTFDKYLERSFSLLSEDVQSQFFSMLDSWFFHLHALIQGSQLQMDAKERILSTGRIFHDDLTKIEELRHLSIDQLQYIAEQQISRHRFYSLVQGGLSGTGGTLLLGTDIPAMAVINLRVVQLIAMTYGFEVNTPFEMMTSLKVFHGASLPLRIQSKVWEEMLNDLDHSGNEYFYDGKDDITNITWMEQPLKQMLKIIVISLFKRKTMKGIPFIGVGIGAGSNYFLTRKITDFAHKYYQMRYLLAKKGE
- a CDS encoding acetate kinase — encoded protein: MSKIIAINAGSSSLKFQLFEMPSEEVITKGLIERIGLNDGIFNITANGEKIQEVLDIPDHGVAVKLLLDKLTNLGIIQSLSEIDGIGHRVVHGGEAFNDSVLITEEVLNKIEELSELAPLHNPANVTGIKAFQQVLPNVPAIAVFDTAFHQTMPESSYLYSLPYEYYEKYGIRKYGFHGTSHKYVSERAAEMLGRPVEHLRLVSCHLGNGASIAAIEGGKSIDTSMGFTPLAGVTMGTRSGNIDPALIPYIMEKTGKNAEEVLTVLNKESGVLGVSGFSSDLRDIELEASKGNDRAELALELFANKIHKYLGSYAARMFGVDAIIFTAGIGENSESIRARVLSGLEFMGIYWDPALNKVRGKEAFINYPHSPVKVLIIPTNEEVMIARDVTRLSNL
- the argH gene encoding argininosuccinate lyase, producing MKKLWGGRFTKTAEEWVDEFGASISFDQQLVMEDLEGSIAHVTMLAKCGIISPEEGEMIKNGLLALKEEAKENKLPFSVKLEDIHLNNESFLTEKIGPVGGKLHTGRSRNDQVATDMHLYLRNQLGLIVELIEEFQSSLVEQAEKHVETIMPGYTHLQRAQPISFAHHLLAYFWMLERDKDRFIQNLKRTNISPLGAGALAGTTFPIDRHYSAELLEFAGIYENSLDAVSDRDFILEFLSASSILMMHLSRLSEEIILWSSQEFRFIELDDSFSTGSSIMPQKKNPDMAELIRGKTGRVYGNLVGLLTVLKGLPLAYNKDMQEDKEGMFDTVKTVTGSLKIFAGMIRTLKVRTDEMTKATKTDFSNATELADYLAEKGVPFREAHEIVGKLVLTCVNKGCYLADLSLDEYKAANPLFEQDIYVALDPYTAVERRNSAGGTGFKQVNLALEKAKECLKK
- a CDS encoding metal-dependent hydrolase, which produces MNVSYHGHSVVKIKTGETVILFDPFITGNPITDLNAAEEKPNVIIVTHGHGDHLGDTIDLAKKNDSLVISNFELATYLGWQGVKTHGMSIGGAYQFDFGKIKLTTAFHGTGLVTDNKEIIYLGMPAGVLFTSEGKTIYHAGDTGLFSDMKLIGERNQIDLAFLPIGDNFTMGPEDAATAAQYLKAKKVVPIHYNTFPPIVQDPNKFVEMLEEGQGLVLQPGDEYQL